In Trifolium pratense cultivar HEN17-A07 linkage group LG7, ARS_RC_1.1, whole genome shotgun sequence, a genomic segment contains:
- the LOC123899231 gene encoding proline-rich receptor-like protein kinase PERK7, translated as MTDNSPTQSPPSPPPPPEVDNSSPPPPPPEADNSSPPPPPSSPPPSSPPPSPPPSSPPPSDDSSQSPPSPPPPPPSQSQSPPSNKPSPPKREVFSPPPPQRHRSSSPKSLDSDKNDKTHEGGGDDLNMGAMIGVAGGAGLLLLVLITLFIVCSKRKKRPQPHLHYYGNQPGGPNPYVYNKGDVYNKGDHVVNIPPPSQGGARGPSPKTNQPRHPSSSDFSNSSYSGPHGPVLPPPHPTVALGFNQSSFTFDELSAATNGFAQRNLLGQGGFGYVHKGILPNGKEIAVKSLKSTGGQGDREFQAEVDTISRVHHRYLVSLVGYCISDSKKLLVYEFVPNKTLDYHLHGKGRPVMDWGTRLKIAIGSAKGLAYLHEDCHPRIIHRDIKGANILLENNFEAKVSDFGLAKFSQDTNTHVSTRVMGTFGYMAPEYASSGKLTDKSDVFSYGIMLLELITGRRPVGNTGDYEEDSLVDWARPLCAKALENGIFVGLVDIRLEDNYDKHEMQRMIACAAASVRHSARRRPRMSQIVRVLEGDASLDQVLSHDGVKPGQSAMSTIPSGDYDAGGYIADMKKFKKLPVDSGVAPSSEFGGTSEYGLNLSVSSSDQSSSEYSRRTVTDTGSKKYTP; from the exons atgactGATAACTCTCCAACACAATCCCCGCCAtcgccaccaccaccaccggaGGTTGATAATTCCtcgccaccaccaccaccaccagagGCTGATAATTCGTCTCCGCCACCACCTCCATCATCACCTCCTCCGTCATCTCCACCTCCATCACCTCCTCCGTCATCTCCACCTCCTTCTGATGACTCTTCTCAATCTccaccatcaccaccaccaccaccaccgtcaCAATCACAGTCACCTCCTAGCAACAAGCCATCTCCTCCAAAACGGGAAGTGTTTTCTCCTCCACCACCACAGCGTCACCGTTCGTCCTCGCCAAAGTCATTAGACTCTGATAAGAATGATAAGACACATGAAGGAGGTGGGGATGATTTGAATATGGGAGCTATGATAGGAGTTGCAGGTGGAGCTGGTTTATTGCTACTTGTTCTTATCACACTCTTCATTGTATGTTCAAAAAGGAAGAAGAGACCACAACCTCACCTTCATTACTATGGCAATCAACCAGGAg GTCCAAATCCGTATGTGTACAATAAAGGCGATGTATACAATAAGGGTGACCACGTGGTTAATATTCCTCCACCATCTCAAGGTGGAGCTCGGGGTCCATCACCAAAAACCAATCAACCACGGCATCCTAGTAGCAGTGACTTTAGCAACTCAAGTTACTCTGGGCCGCACGGTCCTGTATTGCCACCACCACATCCAACTGTTGCACTTGGGTTCAACCAAAGCTCATTCACCTTTGATGAGTTATCAGCCGCTACTAATGGATTTGCGCAACGAAACTTGTTAGGTCAAGGTGGATTTGGATATGTACATAAAGGTATTCTACCTAATGGTAAGGAAATAGCAGTGAAGAGCCTTAAATCAACTGGTGGACAAGGTGACAGAGAATTTCAAGCTGAGGTTGACACTATCAGCCGTGTTCATCATCGCTATCTTGTTTCGCTTGTTGGATATTGCATTAGTGATTCTAAAAAGCTTCttgtttatgaatttgttcCTAACAAGACCCTTGATTACCATCTTCATG GAAAGGGTCGACCTGTGATGGATTGGGGCACAAGGCTTAAAATTGCGATTGGATCGGCCAAAGGGCTTGCTTATTTACATGAGGATT GTCACCCTCGTATCATTCACAGAGACATAAAGGGTGCAAACATTTTACTTGAAAACAACTTTGAAGCAAAA GTGTCAGATTTTGGATTGGCAAAGTTTTCTCAAGACACAAACACTCATGTTTCTACTCGTGTCATGGGAACATTTGG GTATATGGCTCCTGAGTATGCATCAAGTGGTAAGCTAACTGATAAATCCGATGTCTTCTCTTATGGTATTATGCTTTTGGAGCTCATAACTGGAAGACGACCAGTCGGTAACACCGGTGATTACGAAGAAGACAGTTTGGTTGATTGG GCTAGACCACTTTGTGCAAAAGCATTGGAGAATGGAATATTTGTTGGATTGGTGGATATACGTTTAGAGGACAATTATGACAAACATGAGATGCAACGTATGATAGCTTGTGCTGCTGCTAGTGTTAGGCACTCAGCAAGAAGGCGTCCAAGAATGAGTCAG ATTGTACGTGTGCTGGAGGGAGATGCTTCACTAGATCAAGTGCTTAGTCATGATGGAGTTAAACCTGGACAAAGTGCTATGTCTACCATTCCAAGTGGAGACTATGATGCTGGGGGATACATTGCTGATATGAAAAAGTTCAAGAAACTACCAGTGGATAGCGGCGTGGCCCCAAGTAGCGAGTTCGGTGGAACGAGTGAGTATGGCCTCAATCTTTCCGTCTCAAGCAGTGATCAATCTTCTTCTGAATATAGTAGAAGGACTGTAACTGATACAGGAAGTAAGAAATACACTCCGTGA
- the LOC123899232 gene encoding serine-aspartate repeat-containing protein I-like, which produces MRHAFALLPLLLFLFAASIESRKDLGEYWKLIMKDQDMLEEIQGLLIANTKKILKPVVKDTQANLEVNVFREDLEPRPNISAYEDDTKENKKDFKDFEPRPNISAYGNNDIDVKEKKKIVKDFEPRPNISAYGDNDIDVKENNGTTKDFEPRPNISAYGENDIDAKEKKEATKDFKPRPNISAYGDNDIDAEKKKKATKNFEPRPNISTYGDNDIGVKEKKGATKDFEPRPNISAYGDNDIDAKEKKEATKDFEPRPNISAYGDNDIDAEKKKEATKDFEPRPNISTYGDNDIDVKEKKRATKDFEPRPNISAYGDNDIDVKENKGVTTNDFEPRPNISAYGENDIDGEEKKGAVKDFKPRPNISAYEDNDIEVKENKGITTNDFEPRPNISAYENNYIDIHN; this is translated from the exons ATGAGACATGCTTTTGCATTATTACCTCTCCTGCTTTTCTTG TTTGCAGCATCTATAGAATCAAGAAAAGATCTAGGAGAATACTGGAAATTGATCATGAAAGACCAAGACATGCTAGAGGAAATTCAAGGACTCCTTATCGCCAACACTAAAAAAATTCTCAAGCCGGTTGTTAAAGACACACAAGCCAACCTAGAAGTGAATGTGTTTAGAGAGGATTTAGAACCAAGACCAAATATTTCAGCATATGAAGATGACACtaaggaaaacaaaaaagatttCAAAGATTTTGAACCAAGACCAAATATTTCAGCTTATGGAAATAATGATATTGATGttaaggaaaagaagaaaattgtCAAAGATTTTGAACCAAGACCAAACATTTCAGCTTATGGAGACAATGACATTGATGTTAAAGAAAACAATGGAACAACTAAAGATTTTGAACCAAGACCCAACATTTCAGCTTATGGAGAGAATGACATTGATGCTAAGGAAAAGAAGGAAGCCACTAAAGATTTCAAACCAAGGCCCAACATTTCAGCTTATGGAGACAATGACATTGATgctgaaaaaaagaagaaagccACTAAGAATTTTGAACCACGACCCAACATTTCAACTTATGGAGACAATGACATTGGTGTTAAGGAAAAGAAGGGAGCCACTAAAGATTTCGAACCAAGGCCCAACATTTCAGCTTACGGAGACAATGACATTGATGCTAAGGAAAAGAAGGAAGCCACTAAAGATTTCGAACCAAGGCCCAACATTTCAGCTTATGGAGACAATGACATTGATGCTGAGAAAAAGAAGGAAGCCACTAAAGATTTTGAACCACGACCCAACATTTCAACTTATGGAGACAATGACATTGATGTTAAGGAAAAGAAGAGAGCAACTAAAGATTTTGAACCAAGGCCCAACATTTCAGCTTATGGTGACAATGACATTGATGTTAAGGAAAACAAGGGAGTCACAACTAATGATTTTGAACCAAGACCCAACATTTCAGCTTATGGAGAGAATGACATTGATGGTGAGGAAAAGAAGGGAGCCGTTAAAGATTTTAAACCACGACCCAACATTTCAGCTTATGAAGACAATGACATTGAAGTTAAGGAAAATAAGGGAATCACAACTAATGATTTTGAACCAAGACCTAACATTTCTGCTTATGAGAATAATTACATTGACATTCACAACTAA
- the LOC123899233 gene encoding BURP domain-containing protein BNM2A-like: MCRSWGSNLGPSTNSGEILILLLSYVSLTQVINVKNSTLKVRKMAINIGSCILLHLLVIKLCSYGFQARELVETENKSMEIHHNHMTHNIDPSLMVFFTLKDLKVGKKMQIYFPKREPSTSPKLWPKEEAESLPFSSNQLTYLLKFFSFSPNTPQAMAMENTLKECESKPIKGEVKFCATSLESMLEFTQNVLGSKSEIQVYATLHKTKSSVTFQNYTIVEILMEILAPKIVACHTVPYPHAVFYCHSQESENRVYKVLLGGENGDKVEAMVVCHMDTSQWSPSHVSFQVLGVTPGSSSVCHFFPADNYIWVPKLKSQGSSSM; this comes from the exons ATGTGTAGGagttggggttcgaacctcggacCCTCAACTAATTCAGGTGAAATTTTGATCCTATTATTAAGTTATGTATCTTTAACTCAAGTGATAAACGTGAAGAATTCAACATTGAAAGTTAGAAAGATGGCCATAAACATTGGATCTTGCATCCTTCTTCATCTACTAGTAATCAAGCTG TGTTCTTATGGATTCCAAGCAAGGGAATTGGTTGAAACAGAAAACAAATCAATGGAAATTCATCATAATCATATGACTCATAATATTGATCCTTCATTAATGGTTTTCTTCACTTTGAAAGATTTGAAAgtaggaaaaaaaatgcaaatttaTTTTCCTAAGAGAGAACCATCAACTTCACCTAAGTTATGGCCAAAAGAAGAAGCTGAATCACTTCCTTTCTCATCAAACCAACTCACATATCTTCTCaaattcttctctttttctcCAAACACTCCACAAGCTATGGCTATGGAAAACACCTTAAAGGAATGTGAGAGTAAACCCATTAAAGGAGAAGTTAAGTTTTGTGCTACCTCATTAGAATCTATGCTTGAATTTACACAAAATGTTCTTGGTTCAAAATCTGAAATCCaagtttatgcaactttgcataaaacaaaatcaagtgTTACTTTTCAAAATTACACTATAGTAGAAATTCTAATGGAAATTCTAGCTCCAAAAATTGTAGCTTGTCACACTGTACCTTACCCTCATGCTGTTTTTTATTGTCATAGTCAAGAAAGTGAGAATAGGGTGTATAAAGTTTTATTGGGGGGTGAGAATGGTGATAAAGTTGAAGCTATGGTGGTTTGTCACATGGATACATCACAATGGTCACCTAGTCATGTTTCATTTCAAGTTCTTGGTGTTACACCAGGAAGTTCTTCAGTGTGCCACTTTTTTCCAGCAGATAATTACATTTGGGTTCCTAAGTTGAAATCACAAGGTTCTTCTAGCATGTGA